A DNA window from Streptococcus sp. LPB0220 contains the following coding sequences:
- a CDS encoding DNA recombination protein RmuC, which yields MNIILLLIGLLNLGLLIYLLQRSDDTRPALREMLEDHEDHLTDQLDYRFEKERQASQIANQQLEIALTDRLTEMRVEIHQQTTALRAEMNEHFTKNRDKTDERMRQIQESNEVRLEQMRQTVEEKLEKTLQHRLQTSFETVSKQLESVNKGLGEMQTVARDVGTLNKVLSNTKTRGIMGELQLGQIIEDILTPAQYEREFVTVPQSSERVEYAIKLPGQGEEPVYLPIDSKFPLEDYYRLEEAYESGEKEEIERYRKALLASIKRFAKDIQQKYLFPPATTNFGILFLPTEGLYSEVVRNPEFFDRLRRDEQILVAGPSTLSALLNSLSVGFKTLNIQKSADDISKVLGSVKSEFHKFGGILAKTQRHLKNASNNIDDLLTRRTSAIERTLRQIESDEDLLGLDVYIEDGEDDGQN from the coding sequence ATGAATATCATTCTGCTTCTGATTGGCCTGCTCAATCTAGGCCTCCTCATCTATCTCTTGCAACGGTCAGATGACACAAGACCGGCATTAAGAGAGATGCTGGAAGATCATGAGGATCATTTGACAGACCAGTTGGACTATCGTTTTGAAAAAGAAAGACAAGCAAGCCAGATTGCCAATCAGCAGTTAGAGATCGCCCTGACAGATCGCTTAACCGAGATGCGAGTGGAGATCCACCAGCAGACGACGGCTCTGCGCGCTGAGATGAACGAGCACTTTACTAAAAATCGGGACAAAACAGATGAGCGCATGCGCCAGATCCAAGAGTCCAATGAAGTGCGGCTAGAACAGATGCGCCAAACGGTAGAAGAAAAATTGGAGAAAACCTTGCAGCACCGCTTACAGACCTCCTTTGAGACGGTTTCAAAACAATTGGAGTCGGTCAACAAAGGGCTAGGAGAAATGCAGACGGTGGCGCGGGATGTCGGAACCCTTAATAAAGTTCTCTCCAATACCAAGACGCGTGGGATTATGGGCGAATTGCAGCTGGGTCAAATCATTGAAGATATCTTGACTCCAGCCCAGTATGAGCGGGAGTTTGTCACCGTTCCCCAATCCAGTGAGCGCGTGGAGTATGCTATTAAGCTTCCAGGACAAGGAGAGGAGCCAGTCTATCTGCCGATTGACTCTAAATTCCCACTGGAAGACTACTATCGTCTGGAAGAAGCTTATGAATCAGGAGAGAAAGAGGAGATCGAGCGTTACCGCAAGGCCCTTCTTGCTAGTATCAAGCGTTTTGCTAAGGATATCCAACAAAAATACCTCTTTCCACCAGCGACAACGAATTTCGGAATTCTCTTTTTGCCAACTGAAGGCCTCTATTCCGAAGTGGTTCGCAATCCAGAATTCTTCGATCGCTTGCGTCGGGACGAACAAATTTTAGTGGCTGGGCCAAGTACGCTATCAGCCCTCTTGAACTCCTTGTCTGTTGGCTTTAAAACGCTCAACATCCAAAAGAGTGCAGATGACATTAGCAAGGTGTTGGGATCGGTCAAATCAGAATTCCATAAGTTTGGAGGGATTCTGGCCAAGACTCAGCGCCATTTAAAGAATGCTTCCAATAATATTGATGATTTGCTAACCAGACGGACCAGTGCCATCGAGCGGACACTCCGCCAAATCGAAAGCGATGAGGACCTGCTGGGACTAGATGTATATATAGAAGATGGAGAAGATGATGGTCAAAATTAA
- the rsgA gene encoding ribosome small subunit-dependent GTPase A, whose product MQGTIVKALAGFYYVESDGHIYQTRARGNFRKKGQTPYVGDQVEFSAEENSEGYILSIAPRKNSLVRPPIVNIDQAVVIMSAKEPDFNANLLDRFLVLLEHKGIHPIVYISKLDLLEDMEDIHYYQGIYQAIGYDFVLSIEELLPLLTNQTTVFMGQTGVGKSTLLNKIAPDLELETGEISDSLGRGRHTTRAVSFYHLNGGKIADTPGFSSLDYEVTTSEDLNHAFPEIADVSHSCKFRTCTHTHEPACAVKPAVEREEIAPFRYEDYLQFLSEIENRRETYKKVSKKMPK is encoded by the coding sequence TTGCAAGGAACAATCGTCAAGGCCTTGGCTGGCTTCTACTACGTGGAGTCAGATGGTCACATTTACCAGACACGGGCTCGTGGAAATTTTAGAAAAAAAGGACAGACTCCTTACGTGGGGGATCAGGTGGAGTTCTCTGCTGAAGAGAATTCAGAAGGCTACATTTTGAGCATTGCGCCTCGAAAAAATAGCCTCGTGCGCCCTCCTATTGTCAATATTGATCAGGCAGTAGTGATTATGTCAGCTAAGGAACCGGATTTCAATGCCAATCTTTTAGATCGTTTTCTGGTTCTTTTGGAGCATAAGGGGATTCATCCCATTGTCTATATTTCAAAACTGGACTTATTAGAAGATATGGAAGACATCCACTACTACCAAGGAATCTATCAGGCTATCGGCTATGATTTTGTCTTGTCGATTGAAGAACTCTTGCCCCTTTTGACCAATCAAACCACGGTCTTTATGGGACAGACCGGTGTAGGAAAATCGACCTTGCTCAATAAAATTGCTCCGGATCTGGAGCTTGAAACGGGTGAGATTTCAGATAGTCTGGGGCGCGGTCGACACACGACCCGAGCTGTCAGCTTTTACCATTTAAATGGAGGAAAGATCGCAGATACGCCTGGCTTCTCCTCCCTCGATTATGAAGTGACGACCAGTGAAGACTTAAATCATGCCTTCCCAGAAATCGCCGATGTGAGCCACTCTTGTAAATTTCGTACCTGTACCCACACGCATGAGCCTGCTTGTGCGGTGAAACCAGCCGTTGAACGAGAGGAAATTGCACCTTTCCGTTATGAGGATTACTTGCAATTTCTAAGTGAGATTGAAAACCGTCGCGAAACCTATAAAAAAGTTTCGAAAAAAATGCCAAAATAG
- the rpe gene encoding ribulose-phosphate 3-epimerase translates to MKTMKIAPSILSADYANFESELKRLEAAGADYAHIDVMDGHFVPNISFGAGVVESMRPHSKLVFDCHLMVTNPEHHIEEFARAGADIISIHVEATPHIHGALQKIRQAGVKASVVINPGTPVDSIKHVLNLVDQVLVMTVNPGFGGQAFLPETMDKVRELAALREEKGLDFDIEVDGGIDGQTISQAKEAGANVFVAGSYVFNGDVNERVQTLRDAVNG, encoded by the coding sequence ATGAAAACAATGAAAATTGCACCCTCAATTTTGAGTGCCGATTATGCCAATTTTGAAAGTGAATTGAAACGCTTAGAAGCAGCTGGAGCTGACTATGCCCATATCGATGTCATGGATGGTCATTTTGTGCCCAATATCAGCTTTGGAGCTGGTGTCGTAGAGAGCATGCGTCCACATAGCAAGTTGGTCTTTGATTGCCACTTGATGGTCACCAATCCTGAACACCATATCGAAGAATTTGCCCGTGCAGGAGCAGATATCATCAGCATCCATGTGGAAGCTACTCCCCATATTCACGGAGCTCTTCAAAAAATTCGTCAAGCAGGTGTGAAGGCCAGTGTTGTGATCAACCCAGGGACTCCTGTAGACAGTATCAAACATGTCTTGAACTTGGTGGATCAAGTCTTGGTCATGACCGTTAATCCAGGATTCGGTGGTCAAGCCTTCTTGCCTGAAACCATGGACAAGGTGCGCGAATTAGCCGCTCTTCGTGAAGAAAAAGGCTTAGACTTTGATATCGAAGTGGATGGAGGAATTGATGGCCAAACTATTTCCCAAGCCAAAGAAGCTGGGGCCAATGTCTTTGTAGCAGGCTCTTATGTCTTTAATGGAGATGTTAATGAGCGCGTTCAAACGCTCCGAGATGCTGTAAATGGATAA
- the rsmA gene encoding 16S rRNA (adenine(1518)-N(6)/adenine(1519)-N(6))-dimethyltransferase RsmA, with protein MRIADYSVTKAVLECHGFTFKKSFGQNFLTDTNILQKIVDTAEIDKQVNVIEIGPGIGALTEFLAENAAEVMAFEIDDRLVPILADTLRDFDNVTVVNQDILKVDLNQYIAEFKNPDLPIKVVANLPYYITTPILMHLIESKIPFQEFVVMMQKEVADRISAEPNTKAYGSLSIAVQYYMTAKVAFIVPRTVFVPAPNVDSAILKMVRREEPAVAVKDEDFFFSVSKASFVHRRKTLWNNLTSRFGKTEEIKTKLEAGIQAAGLQPSVRGEALSLEDFARLADGLLEAGIK; from the coding sequence ATGAGAATTGCAGATTATAGCGTGACCAAGGCAGTGCTGGAGTGTCACGGATTTACCTTTAAAAAATCCTTCGGTCAAAACTTTTTGACCGATACCAACATCCTTCAAAAAATTGTGGATACGGCAGAGATCGATAAGCAGGTCAATGTCATCGAAATCGGTCCTGGAATTGGAGCTTTGACTGAGTTCTTGGCGGAAAATGCGGCAGAAGTCATGGCCTTTGAGATCGATGACCGCCTGGTTCCCATTTTGGCGGATACCTTACGGGATTTTGACAATGTCACGGTTGTCAACCAAGACATCCTCAAGGTAGACCTCAACCAGTACATCGCAGAGTTTAAAAATCCAGACCTTCCGATCAAGGTGGTGGCTAACCTTCCGTATTACATCACAACTCCTATCCTCATGCACTTGATCGAATCCAAGATTCCTTTCCAAGAATTTGTGGTCATGATGCAAAAAGAGGTGGCAGACCGCATCTCGGCTGAGCCCAACACCAAGGCTTATGGTTCTTTATCCATTGCAGTCCAATACTATATGACTGCCAAGGTAGCCTTTATCGTGCCTCGCACCGTCTTTGTGCCAGCACCAAACGTCGACTCTGCCATTTTGAAGATGGTCCGTCGCGAAGAACCAGCAGTAGCAGTCAAGGATGAAGATTTCTTCTTCTCTGTCAGCAAGGCTAGCTTTGTCCACCGACGCAAAACGCTTTGGAACAACTTGACCAGTCGCTTTGGCAAGACCGAAGAAATCAAAACCAAGCTGGAAGCAGGAATCCAAGCTGCAGGCCTGCAACCTTCTGTACGAGGAGAAGCTCTTAGCTTAGAAGACTTCGCTCGCCTAGCAGATGGCCTTCTAGAAGCAGGAATAAAATAA
- a CDS encoding SseB family protein produces MGIFDFLKKTETTEATNKTVESIDKTCLGVLELFPIKETNELLIIGSLEGGLKVGDCLQFCNPDQGMDALGSVVVKKLINQNKDVDVLTDESLAHLVIDMETSLVNLKKGSVLYSYGVDEEQRLSSYTDALYNAFVIVQKGQMSNEDYQAASLDDSIEILRLFLWECRQNQKTESEESYQANTRKLERLAEIVKDKLLAADSIYAVFSEKTGEAYLFSTTYDKGEEGYLCSDPMIMLYTPRWYHQFKETIDRRPNSVVKLIENTADKKGIENFLGTAFYLNGALGAAFNTKEVSISASVLVQKPDFSNLPEIQVPVMNPDIVRWMLLMGQMDKPTTDDEEVIYKLYYKFFSAAMPKAKLLIPLNATSGFPDKSQGANSFVLKEDAKFSIPVREGKDGRNSVPVFTDWKRLRMVFDEKWNGMIEEAGGMIEGFDYAINPTEYYEAGAYVSLTAFKEMQKFSEELEGRDKD; encoded by the coding sequence ATGGGAATCTTCGATTTTTTAAAAAAGACAGAAACAACTGAAGCAACAAACAAAACAGTAGAGTCAATTGACAAAACATGCTTGGGAGTTCTAGAACTATTTCCGATAAAGGAGACGAATGAGTTATTGATTATTGGGAGCTTAGAGGGCGGACTCAAGGTTGGGGATTGTCTGCAATTTTGCAATCCCGATCAAGGTATGGACGCTCTTGGTTCTGTAGTCGTGAAAAAACTCATTAATCAAAATAAGGATGTAGATGTTCTCACGGATGAATCTCTAGCTCATTTGGTCATCGATATGGAAACTTCCTTGGTTAATCTTAAAAAGGGAAGTGTTCTCTATAGTTATGGTGTCGATGAGGAACAACGGCTATCAAGCTATACAGATGCTCTTTATAACGCGTTTGTAATTGTCCAAAAAGGTCAAATGTCCAATGAAGACTATCAAGCCGCTAGTCTTGATGATAGCATAGAAATATTGCGCCTCTTTTTATGGGAGTGCCGTCAAAATCAGAAAACTGAAAGTGAAGAAAGCTATCAAGCTAACACTCGAAAGCTAGAACGCCTAGCAGAAATCGTCAAGGACAAGTTGTTAGCAGCAGATTCGATTTACGCGGTCTTTTCAGAAAAAACGGGGGAAGCGTATCTTTTCTCAACGACCTATGATAAAGGTGAAGAGGGCTATCTCTGTTCAGACCCGATGATCATGCTATATACGCCGCGTTGGTATCACCAATTTAAGGAAACCATTGATCGTCGACCAAATTCAGTTGTGAAACTGATTGAAAATACAGCAGATAAAAAAGGAATTGAGAATTTTCTTGGGACAGCCTTTTACTTAAATGGAGCTTTGGGAGCAGCCTTTAATACCAAGGAAGTCAGCATTAGTGCTTCTGTTTTGGTTCAGAAACCAGATTTTTCGAACCTACCAGAGATACAAGTTCCTGTTATGAATCCTGATATTGTAAGATGGATGCTGTTGATGGGGCAGATGGATAAGCCTACAACAGATGACGAAGAAGTAATATATAAGCTCTATTATAAATTCTTCTCAGCAGCCATGCCAAAAGCCAAACTCCTCATTCCTTTAAATGCTACTTCGGGATTCCCCGATAAGAGTCAGGGAGCCAACTCCTTTGTATTGAAAGAAGACGCTAAGTTCAGCATCCCAGTCAGAGAAGGAAAAGATGGGCGCAATTCTGTGCCAGTATTTACTGATTGGAAACGTCTGCGAATGGTCTTTGATGAAAAGTGGAATGGCATGATTGAAGAAGCTGGTGGCATGATTGAAGGCTTTGACTATGCCATAAATCCAACGGAGTATTATGAAGCGGGTGCCTATGTTAGCCTAACAGCTTTTAAGGAAATGCAAAAGTTTAGTGAGGAACTAGAAGGCAGAGATAAAGATTAG
- a CDS encoding thiamine diphosphokinase, producing the protein MDNIAILAGGDSTLLPKDQELYVGVDGGCLKLLEQGLPLDIAVGDFDSVSETDLNKIRTQAKQVVQSVPEKNDTDLELALKAVFEAYPDAGVTVYGAFGGRLDHFLSNIFLPTDPDLAPYMEQIQLVDGQNRLIYRPAGCHEIQPDPAMSYVGFMPVGEGHLEIAGGKYPLHQENYFLKAMYGSNEFLDQPIQVSLDRGYLVIVYSKDRG; encoded by the coding sequence ATGGATAACATCGCAATACTGGCAGGAGGTGACAGCACGCTCTTGCCAAAAGATCAAGAACTTTACGTAGGTGTCGACGGAGGCTGTTTGAAGTTACTGGAACAAGGCCTGCCTTTAGATATAGCTGTGGGGGATTTCGATTCTGTCTCTGAGACTGATTTGAATAAGATCCGAACCCAAGCCAAGCAGGTTGTTCAGTCCGTTCCTGAAAAGAATGATACGGATTTGGAATTGGCCTTGAAAGCAGTCTTTGAGGCCTATCCAGATGCTGGTGTCACCGTTTATGGTGCTTTTGGCGGTCGTTTGGATCACTTTTTGTCCAATATCTTTTTGCCGACCGACCCAGACCTAGCTCCCTACATGGAGCAAATCCAATTAGTCGACGGTCAAAATCGCTTGATCTACAGACCAGCCGGCTGTCATGAGATTCAGCCAGATCCAGCCATGTCCTATGTTGGTTTTATGCCTGTCGGAGAAGGCCACTTAGAGATCGCAGGGGGCAAGTATCCGCTCCATCAGGAGAATTATTTTTTGAAGGCCATGTATGGCTCCAATGAATTTTTGGATCAACCGATTCAAGTGAGTCTTGACCGTGGCTATCTTGTCATTGTTTATAGTAAAGACAGAGGTTAA